From Syntrophorhabdus sp., the proteins below share one genomic window:
- a CDS encoding FadR family transcriptional regulator, which translates to LHDAAVEAVIAGDSEGAAQEMEKHAVAFGKNLMEMEEEYHKTKTA; encoded by the coding sequence GTCTCCACGACGCCGCCGTGGAAGCCGTCATCGCCGGCGACTCCGAGGGCGCGGCGCAGGAGATGGAAAAGCACGCCGTCGCCTTCGGCAAGAACCTCATGGAAATGGAAGAGGAATACCACAAGACGAAGACCGCGTAA